Proteins found in one Roseovarius pelagicus genomic segment:
- a CDS encoding DUF1328 family protein, with product MLGWIITLLAIAAIAALLGFGRLSGIALSLAQLLIVVALVVLLLLAIGVVAL from the coding sequence ATGCTGGGTTGGATTATCACGTTACTCGCCATCGCGGCTATTGCCGCACTTCTGGGTTTTGGCCGCTTGTCGGGCATAGCATTATCCCTCGCGCAACTGCTGATCGTTGTGGCGCTGGTGGTGTTGCTGTTGCTGGCAATCGGGGTTGTCGCCTTATAG
- the rimM gene encoding ribosome maturation factor RimM (Essential for efficient processing of 16S rRNA) produces MSEDKTICIGAIAGAFGVRGEVRLKSFAAQPEDIAAYGPLSTEDGTREFTVTLTGQAKNGFTARLSGVTSKEAADALRGVRLYTDRDRLPTLPDDEFYHADLEGLEVFDTGGMSLGRVKTVLNHGASDLLEIALPNTSETVLLPFTRAAVPTVDLATGRIVADPPDGLFAEAEPRQPREP; encoded by the coding sequence ATGAGCGAAGACAAGACCATTTGCATCGGAGCCATTGCCGGTGCGTTCGGCGTGCGCGGCGAGGTGCGGCTCAAGAGTTTTGCCGCCCAGCCAGAAGATATCGCCGCCTATGGCCCTCTTAGCACCGAGGATGGCACGCGCGAATTCACCGTTACCCTGACCGGGCAGGCCAAGAATGGGTTCACAGCCCGCCTTAGCGGTGTCACCAGCAAAGAGGCCGCCGACGCGTTGCGCGGTGTGCGCCTCTACACCGACCGTGACCGCCTGCCGACCCTACCCGACGATGAGTTCTATCATGCGGATCTGGAGGGATTAGAGGTATTCGATACGGGCGGCATGTCTTTGGGACGCGTCAAAACCGTGCTGAACCACGGTGCCTCCGATCTGCTGGAAATTGCGCTGCCAAACACCAGCGAAACTGTGCTGCTACCCTTTACCCGCGCTGCGGTGCCGACGGTCGATCTGGCAACGGGGCGCATCGTCGCTGACCCGCCCGATGGGCTGTTTGCCGAAGCGGAACCACGGCAGCCGCGGGAACCATAG
- a CDS encoding S1C family serine protease: MRLANSAIILIALLTLFAGTLRATADINDPKYAGLFEPIQQQRLTSDDKRFLQLALAFENKYLGLLDGQWGAGSRKALSRYSYHQFDAAPVNIHLAALFLSAATRIADSGWDMIYLDTYGLSLLFPLDAYQRDADSGTFQNWSHTNSSLAIAAGRSDFAGAKAYHAYGLDKAAGYTPYTVRRERTWITSTRGGDGLLYVRSDYVNRGWTTIILSATPADQGILNAVAASLGTGRRDPIRFSRDGYLDHIVTLFLEIADEDTTPPQTGRDTPSIGTAKPETSHASSGTGFVVNDRGDVLTNAHVAGDCKHIMVDGTPAQMVAQSKVFDLAVINAPDKSGGAHARFASAPAQLNSDVLVAGFPLSDLLEGLNVTRGVVSSLKGVRGDSFNMQISAAVQAGNSGGPLLDSAGLIVGVVVAKLRQDFVQEATGSVPENVNFAVRGEIAKLFLAQNSVPITIGTPTTRPTPVELGAHASDITVFIECR; the protein is encoded by the coding sequence ATGCGATTGGCAAACTCAGCAATCATCTTGATTGCCCTTCTCACGCTATTCGCTGGCACCCTTCGGGCAACTGCCGACATCAATGACCCAAAATACGCAGGGCTCTTTGAACCGATCCAACAGCAGCGACTGACATCCGACGACAAACGGTTCCTGCAACTCGCCCTTGCCTTCGAGAACAAATATCTGGGCTTGCTGGACGGCCAATGGGGCGCGGGCAGCCGCAAGGCTCTGTCGCGTTACTCCTATCACCAGTTTGACGCCGCGCCAGTCAACATACACCTTGCGGCGCTCTTTCTATCCGCTGCCACGCGGATCGCAGACAGCGGCTGGGACATGATTTATCTCGACACTTACGGGCTGTCGTTGCTGTTTCCTCTCGACGCCTATCAGCGTGACGCCGACAGCGGCACGTTTCAGAACTGGAGCCACACCAATAGCTCGCTTGCCATCGCGGCGGGCCGGTCTGATTTCGCAGGGGCCAAGGCCTATCATGCCTATGGTCTCGATAAGGCAGCGGGTTACACGCCCTATACCGTGCGCCGGGAACGGACCTGGATTACATCAACCCGTGGCGGCGACGGACTGCTGTATGTCCGTTCAGATTATGTCAATCGGGGATGGACCACCATCATCCTTTCGGCAACCCCAGCCGATCAGGGTATTCTGAACGCGGTCGCGGCCAGCCTCGGCACGGGGCGGCGCGACCCGATCCGATTTTCCCGTGACGGCTATCTCGATCATATCGTTACCCTCTTTCTCGAAATCGCAGACGAAGACACCACACCGCCACAAACGGGTCGTGACACACCCAGCATCGGCACGGCAAAGCCAGAGACGTCCCATGCCAGCAGCGGCACCGGGTTCGTGGTGAATGATCGCGGCGATGTCCTGACGAACGCGCATGTGGCCGGTGACTGCAAACACATCATGGTCGATGGCACCCCCGCGCAGATGGTCGCGCAGTCCAAGGTTTTCGATCTGGCCGTCATCAATGCCCCGGACAAATCCGGCGGCGCGCACGCCCGGTTTGCGTCTGCCCCCGCGCAGCTCAATTCCGACGTGCTGGTTGCAGGCTTTCCGCTCAGCGACCTGCTCGAGGGGCTCAACGTGACGCGCGGCGTTGTCTCTTCGCTCAAAGGCGTTCGGGGTGACAGCTTCAACATGCAGATTTCCGCCGCCGTACAGGCCGGGAATTCGGGCGGCCCGTTACTGGACAGTGCCGGGCTGATTGTTGGCGTCGTGGTCGCAAAGCTGCGACAGGATTTCGTCCAAGAGGCCACCGGCTCGGTCCCCGAAAACGTGAATTTCGCGGTGCGCGGAGAAATCGCCAAGCTCTTTCTCGCGCAGAATTCGGTGCCGATCACCATCGGTACCCCGACAACCCGGCCCACGCCGGTAGAACTGGGCGCCCACGCTTCTGACATCACCGTTTTTATCGAGTGCAGATAA
- a CDS encoding GNAT family N-acetyltransferase: protein MSMIQIPVIETRRLILRGPEPEDYPDFKATFSSYRSRFMGGPLNKYEAWMLYAAEIGHWNIRNYGMWMIHHRDDDRTLGMAGGWSPAGWPERELAWIIWPGEAGRGYALEATHAARRYLYGTLDWDGAVSYIDPKNLDSIRLAERLGAVKDKDAATIDGNDAVYRHPSPERLASGQIADGIELEIGHYCDPLFTHKGMPVD from the coding sequence ATGTCGATGATCCAAATTCCCGTGATCGAGACCCGCCGTCTGATCCTGCGCGGCCCCGAACCCGAAGATTATCCCGATTTCAAAGCAACGTTCAGCTCCTACCGCTCGCGCTTCATGGGCGGGCCGCTGAACAAATACGAGGCATGGATGCTCTATGCCGCCGAGATCGGTCACTGGAACATCCGCAACTACGGCATGTGGATGATTCACCACCGCGATGACGACCGCACGCTGGGCATGGCTGGTGGCTGGTCCCCCGCAGGCTGGCCCGAGCGCGAACTCGCTTGGATCATCTGGCCCGGCGAGGCGGGGCGTGGCTACGCGCTGGAGGCGACCCATGCCGCGCGGCGCTATCTCTATGGAACGCTCGATTGGGATGGGGCGGTCAGCTATATTGACCCCAAAAACCTCGACAGTATCCGGCTTGCCGAACGTCTTGGCGCGGTCAAGGACAAGGACGCCGCCACGATCGACGGCAATGATGCGGTCTACCGCCACCCTTCGCCGGAACGGCTGGCCTCCGGTCAGATCGCCGATGGGATTGAACTGGAAATCGGGCACTACTGCGACCCGCTGTTTACACACAAGGGGATGCCAGTTGACTGA
- a CDS encoding GNAT family N-acetyltransferase, producing MTLTLPSPRIETDRLVLRLPEARDIDAYVAFLTDPVRADGFGVEKDRPKAWRWFALNLGHWALHGYGYFTMEWKETGQPCGLTGIWNPEGWPEPELGWVVFDGFEGRGIAREGAARARLWAYDALGFTTLTSNIVPGNTRSVALAERLGAQFERSYVNVQMGEDHLYRHPGPEALKS from the coding sequence ATGACCCTGACACTGCCTTCTCCTCGGATCGAGACAGATCGCCTCGTCCTGCGCCTGCCCGAAGCGCGCGATATCGACGCCTATGTGGCTTTTCTGACCGATCCAGTGCGCGCCGACGGGTTCGGCGTCGAAAAAGATCGGCCAAAGGCATGGCGCTGGTTCGCACTCAACCTCGGGCACTGGGCGTTGCATGGCTACGGCTATTTCACCATGGAGTGGAAAGAGACCGGACAACCCTGCGGATTGACCGGCATCTGGAATCCCGAAGGCTGGCCAGAGCCAGAACTGGGCTGGGTGGTTTTCGACGGTTTCGAGGGGCGCGGTATTGCCCGCGAAGGTGCGGCGCGCGCTCGGCTCTGGGCTTATGACGCACTCGGCTTCACCACGCTGACCTCCAACATCGTCCCCGGCAACACCCGATCAGTTGCTCTGGCCGAACGGTTGGGCGCGCAGTTCGAGCGCAGTTACGTAAACGTTCAGATGGGCGAGGATCACCTCTATCGCCATCCCGGACCAGAGGCGCTGAAATCGTGA
- a CDS encoding GNAT family N-acetyltransferase: protein MIAPACQIPTVDTPDLILRGYREADFDAIAAFGASERARFVGGPHDRWACWRSFLAGVGHWGLRGFGMWVVEHRSSGQVAGRVGMILNDGWHEPELGWHIYDGFEGLGLAFQAAHAARAYAAQHQGLDQVISYINAENSRSVRLAHRLGATLERDTELLGQPCQIFRHPAVADITAPGASERQA, encoded by the coding sequence GTGATTGCACCCGCTTGCCAAATCCCCACGGTCGATACGCCGGATCTGATCCTGCGCGGCTACCGCGAAGCCGATTTCGACGCGATCGCCGCATTCGGCGCATCAGAGCGCGCCCGCTTCGTTGGTGGCCCGCACGACAGATGGGCCTGCTGGCGCTCGTTTCTCGCCGGTGTGGGTCATTGGGGATTGCGCGGTTTTGGCATGTGGGTGGTCGAGCACCGCTCCTCTGGGCAGGTGGCCGGTCGGGTCGGCATGATTCTGAATGACGGCTGGCACGAACCGGAATTGGGCTGGCATATCTACGACGGTTTCGAGGGGCTTGGCCTTGCCTTTCAGGCCGCACATGCCGCACGCGCCTACGCCGCACAGCATCAGGGCCTGGATCAGGTCATTTCCTACATCAACGCCGAGAATTCCCGCTCCGTGCGTCTCGCGCATCGCCTTGGTGCGACGCTCGAACGCGACACCGAGCTTTTGGGGCAGCCCTGTCAGATATTCCGCCATCCCGCAGTCGCGGACATCACCGCGCCAGGCGCCTCCGAAAGGCAGGCCTGA
- the trmD gene encoding tRNA (guanosine(37)-N1)-methyltransferase TrmD, translated as MSDTPKSYGRKSIKLSATPQELMTHNPRLANAWRAQVITLLPEAFPGILGESLTGRALKDGLWSLDTIDLRRYGIGKHRNVDDTPAGGGAGMVLRADVMGAAIETALADAPACAPLIYLSPRGQNFDQGMAQTWADAPGITLICGRFEGLDQRVIDHYGATEVSLGDFVMTGGEIAAQAMIDAAIRLRPGVLGNAASTQDESHASGLLEHPQYTRPAEWQGRAIPPVLMSGNHGEIAKWRQQQAEALTAERRPDLWHAWRRSKGHTDD; from the coding sequence ATGTCCGACACGCCCAAATCCTACGGTCGCAAATCCATCAAGCTTTCTGCGACACCACAGGAGCTGATGACGCACAACCCGCGTCTAGCGAATGCGTGGCGTGCCCAGGTGATTACGCTGCTACCAGAAGCCTTTCCCGGCATTCTGGGCGAGAGCCTGACAGGTCGCGCACTCAAAGATGGCTTATGGAGCCTCGATACCATCGATCTGCGCCGTTATGGCATTGGCAAACACCGAAATGTCGACGACACACCCGCAGGTGGCGGTGCAGGGATGGTCCTGCGCGCCGATGTAATGGGGGCCGCGATCGAAACGGCACTGGCAGATGCACCTGCCTGCGCGCCTCTGATCTATCTTAGTCCACGCGGCCAGAACTTTGATCAGGGTATGGCACAGACTTGGGCCGATGCACCCGGCATAACGCTGATCTGTGGCCGGTTCGAGGGGTTGGATCAACGGGTGATCGACCACTATGGCGCGACCGAGGTCAGCTTGGGCGATTTCGTCATGACCGGCGGCGAGATCGCAGCGCAGGCAATGATTGACGCCGCCATTCGCCTGCGCCCCGGCGTTCTGGGCAACGCTGCCAGCACGCAGGACGAAAGCCACGCCAGCGGTCTGCTGGAACACCCCCAATACACGCGCCCCGCCGAATGGCAGGGTCGCGCCATCCCACCTGTGCTAATGTCCGGCAATCATGGCGAAATCGCCAAGTGGCGCCAACAACAGGCCGAGGCGTTGACTGCGGAACGTCGCCCCGATCTGTGGCACGCATGGCGCAGGTCCAAAGGACATACAGACGATTGA
- a CDS encoding chorismate mutase, whose amino-acid sequence MSNDPVARAADVLKGHRESIDRLDAILVYTLGERFKHTQAVGKLKAEHDLPPSDPAREAAQIARLEDLATRADLDPEFAKKFLNFIIAEVIQHHKSHQT is encoded by the coding sequence ATGTCCAATGATCCAGTCGCCCGCGCCGCCGACGTGCTCAAAGGCCACCGCGAGAGCATTGATCGGCTCGACGCGATCCTCGTCTACACTCTGGGCGAGCGGTTCAAGCACACGCAGGCCGTGGGCAAGCTCAAGGCCGAACATGACCTTCCCCCGTCCGATCCCGCGCGCGAAGCCGCGCAGATCGCACGTCTAGAAGACCTGGCAACGCGGGCCGATCTCGACCCGGAATTCGCCAAGAAGTTCCTGAACTTCATCATCGCTGAAGTCATTCAGCACCACAAAAGCCACCAAACGTAG
- a CDS encoding AtpZ/AtpI family protein has product MTDPDQAERLKALEAKIEALKGPVQTKKHTDEHYSQAHLAWRMVIEMVVGLLIGFGMGYGLDSLFGTLPIFLVIFTLLGLAAGIKVMMRSATEIQQTQTAETARDKLPEQTGGDERARDGD; this is encoded by the coding sequence GTGACAGACCCCGATCAGGCCGAGCGACTGAAGGCGCTAGAGGCAAAGATCGAGGCGCTGAAAGGCCCGGTACAAACCAAGAAGCATACGGATGAGCACTATTCTCAGGCACATCTGGCCTGGCGCATGGTGATCGAGATGGTGGTCGGTCTGTTGATCGGTTTCGGCATGGGGTACGGGCTGGACAGCCTGTTCGGGACGCTCCCGATCTTCCTCGTGATTTTTACATTGTTGGGCCTCGCGGCCGGCATCAAGGTGATGATGCGCAGCGCGACGGAAATCCAGCAAACGCAGACGGCCGAAACGGCCAGGGACAAACTGCCGGAACAGACCGGCGGAGACGAGAGGGCAAGAGATGGCGACTGA
- the ffh gene encoding signal recognition particle protein, translating into MFENLSERLSGVFDRLTKQGALSEDDVKTALREVRVALLEADVSLPVARDFVKHVQEQATGQAVTKSITPGQQVVKIVHDTLVQTLTGEGDPGALKIDNAPAPILMVGLQGSGKTTTTAKLAKRLKEREGKRVLMASLDVNRPAAMEQLAILGTQIGVDTLPIVKGEDPVQIAKRAKTQASLGGYDVYMLDTAGRLHIDADLIAQAAAVRDVANPRETLLVVDGLTGQDAVNVATEFDDKIGVTGVVLTRMDGDGRGGAALSMRAVTGKPIRFVGLGEKMDAIETFEPERIAGRILGMGDIVSLVEKAQETIEAEQAERMMRRFQKGQFNMNDLRMQLEQMQKMGGMEGVMGMMPGMGKMAKQVQEAGFDDKILIRQIALIQSMTKKERANPKLLQASRKKRIARGSGQDVSELNKLLKMHRQMGDMMKKMGKMGKGGMLKQAMKGMFGKGGPSPEEMAAGMDPKALEQAAKQMGKGMPGGGLPGLGGGMGLPPGLSGFGKKK; encoded by the coding sequence ATGTTTGAAAATCTGTCCGAACGCCTCTCTGGCGTCTTTGATCGCCTGACCAAACAGGGCGCGCTGTCCGAGGACGACGTGAAAACCGCCCTGCGCGAGGTCCGCGTTGCCCTGTTGGAGGCCGACGTATCACTGCCCGTCGCCCGCGATTTCGTGAAACACGTGCAGGAACAGGCCACCGGGCAGGCGGTGACCAAATCCATCACCCCCGGCCAACAGGTCGTCAAAATCGTGCACGACACGCTGGTTCAGACCCTCACCGGCGAGGGCGATCCCGGCGCTCTGAAAATCGACAACGCGCCCGCCCCGATCCTGATGGTCGGCCTGCAAGGCTCGGGTAAAACCACCACCACTGCCAAGCTGGCAAAACGCCTGAAGGAACGCGAGGGCAAGCGCGTGCTGATGGCCTCGCTCGACGTGAACCGCCCTGCCGCGATGGAACAGCTTGCCATTCTCGGCACCCAGATCGGCGTCGACACCCTGCCAATCGTCAAGGGCGAAGACCCCGTCCAGATCGCCAAACGCGCCAAGACTCAGGCCAGCCTCGGTGGCTATGACGTCTACATGCTCGACACCGCGGGCCGCCTGCATATCGACGCAGATCTGATCGCACAGGCCGCCGCCGTGCGCGACGTCGCCAACCCGCGCGAAACGCTGCTGGTGGTCGATGGCCTCACTGGTCAGGACGCTGTCAATGTCGCGACAGAATTTGACGACAAGATCGGCGTGACCGGCGTCGTGCTGACCCGCATGGACGGCGACGGGCGCGGTGGTGCGGCCCTCTCGATGCGCGCCGTTACCGGCAAGCCGATCCGCTTTGTCGGTCTCGGCGAAAAAATGGACGCGATCGAGACGTTCGAACCCGAACGCATTGCAGGTCGCATCCTTGGCATGGGCGACATTGTCAGCCTTGTCGAAAAAGCGCAGGAAACCATCGAGGCCGAACAGGCCGAACGCATGATGCGCCGCTTCCAGAAGGGTCAATTCAACATGAACGACCTGCGGATGCAGCTGGAGCAGATGCAAAAGATGGGCGGCATGGAAGGCGTGATGGGCATGATGCCCGGCATGGGCAAAATGGCCAAACAGGTGCAGGAGGCTGGGTTCGACGACAAGATCCTGATCCGTCAGATCGCCCTGATCCAGTCGATGACCAAAAAAGAGCGCGCCAATCCCAAACTGCTGCAAGCCAGCCGCAAGAAGCGCATCGCCCGCGGCTCCGGTCAGGATGTCTCTGAGCTGAACAAGCTGCTCAAGATGCACCGCCAGATGGGCGACATGATGAAGAAGATGGGGAAAATGGGCAAAGGCGGCATGCTCAAACAGGCGATGAAAGGCATGTTCGGCAAAGGTGGCCCCAGCCCCGAAGAAATGGCCGCCGGAATGGACCCCAAGGCACTGGAACAAGCCGCCAAACAGATGGGCAAAGGCATGCCCGGTGGCGGCTTGCCCGGTCTCGGCGGCGGCATGGGCCTGCCCCCCGGCCTGTCCGGCTTTGGCAAGAAAAAATGA
- a CDS encoding ArsR/SmtB family transcription factor: MSDPLDLVFAALADPTRRAILAMLLEDDMAVTDVAEPFEMSLAAISKHLNILSRAGLISQERRGRVKWCKLEPGALKGASVWMQGFGQFEPVNLDAFERFLNAELPGETYE, from the coding sequence ATGTCTGACCCGCTCGATCTTGTCTTTGCCGCTCTTGCGGATCCCACGCGCCGCGCGATCCTCGCGATGCTGCTAGAGGATGACATGGCCGTGACCGACGTGGCAGAGCCGTTCGAGATGAGCCTCGCCGCGATCTCCAAACACCTCAACATTCTCAGCCGCGCCGGCCTGATCTCTCAGGAACGGCGCGGCCGGGTAAAGTGGTGCAAGCTAGAGCCTGGCGCGCTCAAAGGCGCGTCGGTCTGGATGCAGGGCTTTGGTCAGTTCGAGCCGGTGAACCTCGATGCGTTCGAGAGGTTCCTCAACGCGGAACTGCCCGGAGAGACCTACGAGTAG
- a CDS encoding LysR family transcriptional regulator yields the protein MNNWDEIRTAFNVARVGTVSGAAEVLGVHHATVIRHIDALEDRLGVRLFQRHARGYTPTEAGEDLLRVAQATDEQFAQLAGRIKGQGDAVSGELVVTSLGGLSHLIVPVLAAFQREYPEIMVRYLTGNRLFRLEYGEAHVAIRAGSVPDQPDNVVQQFFRQPIALFASAAYIAENGMPESVAKYPAHRFVSMDDPKSRAPFARWLRENVPDQAIVFRSGDVHALRRAIAEGAGIGFMSRLQAAEMGGLVEVHAPLEEWSTPLWLVTHMDLHRTTKVQAFLGFLKDHAKNWEAA from the coding sequence ATGAACAACTGGGACGAAATCAGAACCGCCTTTAACGTGGCGCGCGTCGGTACGGTCAGCGGGGCGGCAGAGGTGCTGGGCGTGCATCATGCCACTGTCATCCGTCATATCGACGCGCTGGAGGATCGGCTGGGCGTGCGGCTGTTTCAGCGCCACGCGCGCGGCTATACCCCGACCGAGGCGGGCGAGGACCTGCTGCGCGTGGCGCAGGCCACGGACGAGCAGTTTGCGCAACTGGCCGGGCGGATCAAGGGGCAGGGCGATGCGGTCTCGGGCGAGTTGGTGGTGACATCTCTGGGCGGATTGAGCCATCTGATCGTGCCGGTGCTGGCCGCGTTCCAGCGGGAATACCCCGAAATCATGGTGCGTTATCTGACCGGGAACCGCCTGTTTCGGCTGGAATACGGCGAGGCGCATGTTGCGATCCGCGCAGGCAGCGTGCCGGACCAGCCTGACAACGTGGTGCAGCAGTTCTTTCGCCAGCCCATCGCACTGTTTGCGAGCGCGGCATACATCGCAGAGAATGGTATGCCCGAAAGCGTCGCCAAGTATCCTGCGCACCGGTTTGTCAGTATGGATGATCCGAAGTCGCGCGCGCCATTTGCCCGCTGGCTGCGAGAGAACGTGCCCGATCAGGCGATTGTGTTCCGTAGCGGTGATGTGCATGCCCTGCGCCGAGCCATCGCCGAGGGAGCGGGCATCGGGTTCATGTCGCGACTGCAAGCCGCCGAGATGGGCGGACTGGTCGAGGTCCACGCCCCGTTGGAGGAATGGTCGACACCCCTGTGGCTGGTGACGCATATGGACCTGCATCGCACGACCAAGGTGCAGGCATTTCTAGGGTTCCTGAAGGATCATGCCAAGAACTGGGAAGCGGCGTGA
- the bluB gene encoding 5,6-dimethylbenzimidazole synthase: MTTEAPRFSADFQHRLTDLMRWRRDVRRFRTDPVDEALLTRCLDTFCLSPSVGLSEPWRILRLRGARARAAALGNFKAANADALAGYDGEKAQIYSRLKLSGMRDAPIQLAIFCDEETPKGAGLGAATMPETRRYSVVGAITHFWLAARARGLGVGWVSILDPDRLARDLDVPDTWRLVGYLCVGWPQDTGLTPELETAGWEDRAGTLQVEER; the protein is encoded by the coding sequence GTGACAACGGAAGCACCCAGATTTTCTGCGGACTTCCAACACCGTCTGACCGACCTGATGCGGTGGCGGCGCGATGTGCGTCGCTTTCGCACGGATCCCGTGGACGAGGCACTGCTGACGCGGTGCCTCGACACGTTCTGCCTGTCCCCCTCCGTGGGGTTGAGCGAACCCTGGCGCATCCTGCGCCTGCGCGGTGCCCGCGCGCGTGCGGCAGCGCTTGGCAATTTCAAAGCCGCCAATGCTGATGCGCTGGCGGGGTATGACGGAGAAAAGGCGCAGATTTATAGCCGCCTGAAACTCTCCGGCATGCGCGACGCACCAATACAGCTTGCGATTTTCTGCGACGAAGAAACGCCTAAGGGCGCGGGGCTCGGGGCAGCCACCATGCCCGAGACGCGACGCTATTCGGTTGTCGGGGCGATTACCCACTTCTGGCTCGCCGCACGGGCCCGCGGTCTGGGCGTCGGGTGGGTCTCCATCCTTGATCCCGACCGTTTGGCGCGCGATCTGGACGTGCCCGACACATGGCGACTGGTAGGGTATCTTTGCGTTGGCTGGCCCCAAGATACGGGCCTCACGCCGGAACTGGAAACCGCCGGGTGGGAAGACCGCGCCGGCACATTACAGGTAGAAGAACGATGA
- the rpsP gene encoding 30S ribosomal protein S16, with protein MAMKIRLARGGSKKRPFYRIVASDSRMPRDGRFIEKLGTYNPLLPKDSEERVKMDMERIQYWLGQGAQPTDRISRMLEAAGAIEKKERSNPNKGTPGKKATDRAEEKAAKAAAAEEAKNAPAEEAPAEETAAEE; from the coding sequence ATGGCCATGAAAATTCGTCTCGCCCGCGGCGGCAGCAAAAAACGCCCCTTCTACCGGATCGTCGCCTCTGACAGCCGCATGCCTCGCGATGGGCGTTTCATCGAGAAACTCGGCACATACAACCCGCTTCTGCCCAAAGACAGCGAAGAGCGCGTCAAGATGGACATGGAGCGCATCCAGTACTGGCTGGGTCAGGGCGCACAACCCACGGACCGCATCAGCCGTATGCTGGAAGCTGCCGGCGCCATCGAGAAAAAAGAGCGCAGCAACCCCAACAAAGGCACGCCGGGCAAAAAAGCGACCGACCGTGCAGAAGAGAAAGCCGCCAAGGCTGCAGCCGCTGAAGAAGCCAAGAACGCCCCTGCCGAGGAAGCCCCGGCAGAAGAAACTGCAGCCGAGGAATAA
- a CDS encoding EthD family reductase yields the protein MSVSLQVIYPATERSHFDMEYYTETHLPLIDPQLGAHLENVVVTKGISGPDSTPAAYHAIATLIFADADAFTAAMGKISPLVEDIPNFTDVTPQMMIGETI from the coding sequence ATGAGCGTGTCGCTGCAAGTTATTTACCCTGCCACAGAGCGCAGCCATTTTGATATGGAGTATTACACAGAAACCCACCTGCCGCTGATTGATCCGCAGCTTGGTGCGCATCTGGAAAACGTCGTTGTGACCAAGGGAATCTCTGGGCCCGATAGCACCCCGGCCGCCTATCACGCCATCGCCACGTTGATCTTCGCCGACGCTGATGCGTTCACAGCGGCAATGGGCAAGATCAGCCCATTGGTCGAGGACATACCGAATTTCACCGACGTGACGCCACAGATGATGATCGGCGAAACAATCTGA
- a CDS encoding DMT family transporter, producing the protein MFCFSGLIAGSFALGSMAADYIAPTALNAVRFVIAAAIVGAAALATHGLPRSAFVAPWRYLVLGSLMGIYFVLMFEGLKTAPPVSAAAVFTLTPLISGAAGYLLLRQITTRRMALALSVGAAGALWVIFRADMAALLAFEVGRGEFIYFWGCVAHAIYTPLVRKLNRGEPPVVFSFGTLLAAALILLVAGAGDIAATDWTALPGIVWITLIYVAVFASAVTFVLLQFASLRLPSAKVMAYTYLTPSWVLLWQAALGHDLPPLLVLAGVALTILALLMLLKDEETL; encoded by the coding sequence ATGTTCTGCTTTTCCGGGTTGATCGCGGGATCGTTCGCGCTGGGCTCAATGGCGGCAGATTACATCGCGCCCACGGCGCTGAATGCTGTGCGCTTTGTGATTGCGGCGGCGATTGTCGGGGCGGCGGCGCTGGCCACGCATGGGCTGCCGCGCAGTGCGTTTGTCGCACCTTGGCGATACTTGGTGTTGGGCAGTCTGATGGGCATCTATTTTGTCCTGATGTTCGAGGGGCTGAAGACCGCGCCACCGGTATCGGCGGCGGCGGTGTTCACCCTGACGCCGCTGATCTCTGGTGCCGCAGGATATCTGCTGCTGCGCCAAATTACCACGCGGCGCATGGCGCTGGCGCTGAGCGTGGGGGCGGCGGGCGCGCTGTGGGTCATCTTTCGCGCGGACATGGCGGCGCTGTTGGCGTTCGAGGTCGGGCGTGGCGAGTTCATCTATTTCTGGGGCTGTGTCGCGCACGCCATCTACACACCGCTGGTGCGCAAGCTGAACCGGGGCGAGCCGCCGGTTGTGTTCTCATTCGGGACGTTGTTGGCGGCGGCGCTGATCCTGCTGGTCGCGGGGGCGGGCGATATTGCGGCGACTGACTGGACTGCCTTGCCGGGGATCGTCTGGATCACACTGATCTATGTGGCGGTCTTTGCCAGTGCCGTCACTTTCGTTCTGCTGCAATTTGCGTCGCTGCGGCTACCGAGCGCCAAGGTAATGGCCTATACTTATCTGACGCCCAGCTGGGTACTGCTATGGCAGGCCGCGCTGGGTCATGATTTGCCACCGCTGCTGGTGCTGGCAGGTGTGGCGCTGACCATCCTTGCGCTGTTGATGCTGCTGAAGGATGAGGAAACGCTGTAG